The sequence CTTTTCCTCTTAGGCTTATCAACAGTTTTAGTTTTTTCATGACCGTTGATGGCAACGAACTTATTCGGCACACCCAAATTATCCAGATTTATCTCGTTCACCATCTCCaaaatatcaacattattattgttatcattaatgttattttcAGCAGCGGGTTCTTTTAATCTATTTTTAAGTTCCACCTTTCTTTCCTTTGCTACTTTATTAGCTTTTAGGCGTTCCAATATTTTTCCTAAAGGCACCTCGACACCATCGGTTTCGTCACCGTCCTTCAACATATCTTCCACAATATCTTTTGATGAAACCTGAACAAAAATAAATGAACCATATCACTAACTAAGCAGCTTGTTAACTTttacataattattagtattatgtaaATGTAAGTTTCTATGATATACAAGGTTGGAGAACTCtcgactcggggagtactcggcaaCTCGGGGAGTACTTCTGATGTTGACCAAGTTTTGACCAAGTTTCCTAGTAATCTCGAGTTTGGCTGAGTTTTGGCCGAGTATGATTGAGTAATCccgagtttgaccaaggttgaccaaGTAATTAAACCCATTACTTGGACCGATCTTAAAACCGAGAACTCGGCAAGTACTCGCCGAGTTTTGCTGAGTTCTACAACTCTGATGATATAGCAGTAACAACATACAGTGTCATTAGCTTCAATGTCAAGCGACTCAAAGTGTGCAATAGCGTTAGCATCCCCCAACCATGTCTGGCCTATAAACACGTTTTTATTGTCAGCTTTCTCGTTTTCTTCTTTCTCATCTTTTCTTTGTTCctctttattttcttcttctttctcatcTTTTTTATCGTCTTTTGTCTCGTCTTCTTTCTTATCTTCTTCTTTTTCAACTGTTTTATTGTCTTTTTTGTCACACGGCTTGTACAACAGTCGAGGTATAGATACATGGACCAACGGTTCCTGAAGATCATCTTGCTTTTgggctaaccgcttggtgaccaagAAGCAAAGGTCGCAGATTGCATACAACTTCTGCCCAAGTAATACACGTTAATGACTTCTAATTATTGAATTCTTTCATTTGCAATAATTTATTTACACTTTCTGTATGTAATTGTACCTTTGAAACGTTCGAATCTACGGCATCTTCGGAGCTCCTGATGCTTTGAAGAATAGACAGTACTGAAACAACCTCTTCCTTCTTTAGACCCTTTCCAGGCTTCCCTTCTTCATCGCCAAGTGCAAGCGTAgaaaaaaataaatacaatttcCTGAAATTACACAAATAACTTTTATAATTAGAAACAGAtttaaatttaattaaataaacacgAAAACAGTAAAAGCAAGgatgtaaaagtcgcgagtcggagaGTCGGTCAGGTCCTTGGAGGGAAGAGTAGGGCGTTGagactttaataataaataaaatttaacatatatatatatatattattatacatatatatatcaaacataaaacataaatattaCAAACTTTTTAACCTATCTTtgactttgacagactttgacagtCTCGGCAAGACTTTGACCCAACTTTTTAGCGTTAGACCAACTTTTAAGGCGTTATGGACGAGTCGGGATGGTCTAGTCCCCAAACGAACGCGTCAGCCGACTCGGCTGACTTCTACAACGGGGAGTAAAAGTATGTATGAAAAAAGCAACACGGTATACCTGAAAGTAGGTTCATATGCTTTTACATCCTTGCATTCATCAATATCTGGAAATGCAGGATGATGCGCAAGTGCATGAATCAAAAAAGGAAGAATATAATCGGGAAGAACCACAGACGAGTTTCCGTCACTTTGGGCCGAAACTTGTCGAGCTTTCCCTTGCTGACACATCTGAATGATGTCATTTAAATTACGATTCTCCTGCCAAAATCAAGTTCAGTAACAATATACCATGCTACATTATtactaaaaatctaaaaaaataaaaattgcaaAAGATCGATCAACGCCAACCTCAGATTTCTCAACCTGAACTGATCGTCGAGGATCAAAACCTAATATAAAAGCACAAGCGTATTTTGGGTCTAAACTCCGGTCCTTGATGTATTGATGAATTTTGTTGAGGAATAGTTTCTTAACTTCAGGATATCCAACCTACGtgcgttgtaaaaaaaaaaaaaaaagaaaagaacacCAAGTTATCCTAAAAGCCGCATCGAAAAGTAAATAGAAACAAACATatattaagttatatgtatatttgtacCTCCGAAGTTCTCAAAGTAAGGTAGAATACATCAACAGGAATGTTCGTATCCCAATGCTTCGACAGACGAAGAATCGCCTTGGCTGAAGCCAACTTCAAGTGCGCTTTATCAACAGAACTGAGGAGGGGGAATAAATTTTATAGGTCAAAAGATTCCTGTTGACCCGCTAGCAAAAGTCAAAACCGAATTTGACCAAATTATATGTTAATGTATTGATATTACCTTGATTCAATATCTTTTGAAATTTCTCCAAAAGAAAGAATATTCTTGAGATCTTTGATCAATTCATCAATCCCAGCACGATGATGTGGATCTTTCATAGGCAGATAGCTTTTTACCAGATTTTTTATGCCATATATCTAGATACCAGAATTTGACAGAATTCACATAAgaaactttcaaaaaaaaaaaaaaaaaaatatcaaaaatttTGAAAGTTCAATTAATGGTATTGAACTCACCTTCAATGAACAAAGTTCAGTCCTATTATGCCAAGATTCTTTGGTTTTGTCTCTTGTTTTCTAAAGCAAACTCTACATTAGTCATATTGAATGAATAGCAAGCATAAGACAATAAGTTGATTCAACTCGTACCTCACTGCACTTTAAGATATCTTCTTTTATGAAGCGTTTAATTTTGGTTTCTTGAGTTTCAAAAACCGGCATGGCAATTTGTGCAATGCATCCCAGAGATTGTAGGACACAAGGCAAATGTGTCTTCTTTTCTAGCATTTCCACAAGTTTCTGTACATTTCaccaacaaaaataaaataaaatttttgaCCTAACTTTAACTTTGACTCACTTGGACCGACTcagacccgacccgacccgactcCCCGACTTTGGCCCAACTTTTTAGTGTTGACCGACTTTTGAGGCGTTTTCAGGGACGTCGGGCCAGACTAGTCCCCAAACCGACGTGTCGGCCAACTCGGTCAACTTTTACAacagtgtatatatgtatataaaaagctAAATACACACATTCACATATCAATTTAGAACCTTGTATAGAACAGACAATGATTTGAGACCGTCATCCTTAGTTATAGCGGCTAATGCATGTACAGCGTACTTGGCTTCCCTCCTACTACCTTCTAAGCATATCTTCTCCAAAATCAAATCCAATGTGCTGTAAAAGGATAACGGTAATATTAAGAGAGACGAACACAAAGCACGACTTAAATGTCACTAAAGTTTTATCTTTTTTCAAACCTAGATGATTCACCCAATTGTTGGCGAATTGTTCCACCTGGTTTTGCTAGAACACGCAAAGCACCTTCCTTTATTACTTCATTATCGTCGTCAAGAAGACGGACCAAATCTTTTTCAGTCCCACTAAACAATAAAGGACAAAAGGATGCTAGCATCTGAAAAATATTAAACTTATGTCAAAATTACAAGAACCATACATCATAATTCTCCACAATAAAAGTCTAAAGCAGTTGTGAGAATATATTATGGTTTCATAACTCGGATACTAGGCGAGTAaccggtcaaacttggtcaaactcagTCAAAACTCGGGATTAATGGGAAAATCGGCCAAAACTCGAAATTAGTCAGGAAGTCGGTCAAAACTCAGTCAAAATGGTCAAAGTCAAACATGGACAACATCAGAGTATTCCCTGAGttgccgagtactccccgagtagcgaTTTGTGTAACCTGAGTTGTGATATTTACCACGAGTATATTAAGGCGAGACTGAGTCAGCAATTTGTTTCCAGAAGATTTTGCATCTAGAAGAAGTTCTTTAACATCATCCTTGTTGAAGAGCGTATATGAGCACTTCATAGAGAGAATGCTTAAAAGTCCATATAGTGGATGTTTCTGACCAACTATCTCAAGCAATTCATCCTGTCAAACGAAACAAAATTGTAACATGCGTATTGAATATACAAGTGAATGTTGAAATGTAATATAATCTCAAGTCACAAAAAAGAAAACAATTTGTTACCCGATATTTACAACTTTGCGAAGAAGTAGTGGCGGGATCAAGTAGTTTTGCCAAAATTTTCCATACGTTAGCGTCTTTTAGTTGATGGAGGAGCAGAAAATCTGCCTCGGCTTTCGCGGGATCTGTGAAACAATGAGACATGAACCGAAAGGAAACTGTGATTTTCTTCTGGATTTCTGAAGCATTACTTTCCTGGGAAAAAaaggaacataataaaattaactTTGGGCGACTTTTGACTCACTTGACCCATTACCTTTTATGTAACTTTCTTTTACTTATTTACACATGTTGTtggatataaataaaatataacccCAATTAGGGGTGTTCAATCAGCTGCTTTAGAGTTATTGGGTTATCGGTTAGGTTTATTCTGTTTTTTAGCAAACCTCCAACCCACATGAGACAAACCGAAATATGACTCACCCAATACAAACCACCCATACAAGATTTCGGGTTATTCAAGTGGGTTGCGGATTAACCAAACATATAGAACTTCGAGTTCGTTATCAGTTTATCCATGTGATTAAACTACTCAAGTACAAAATTAGAACGAACTGATCTTTCATATTGGGTCTATTTCAGATAAAAGTATCGGTATATAGGTTACTCGAATCGGGTTATATGGATTATTAATGTTAGGTTTTGTCTAAATGGGATACCAAAAGAAGCTTTATGGATAGAAGCTTATTCGGGTTACGAATGGGGCCGATTATAAATGTAGAATACCAACGGTAATCCATTAAATCGTTCTCTTATTCAGTTTAACCCAAAATTAAACCAAAATGAATGACCAATCCACATGTAATACAATAATTAATGGATCCAATGAATTATTCGGTTAGCCAAATAATAAACGCCACTAAATAAATAGATCACAACTTTCACATCATTTAGCAATTATGGGAGCAAACCTTATTAAGCTTCCTTAAAGAAATATACTTCTGCAACTCTAATTGTAACCTGCATAATACAAGTAGATAATTCAAAATAGTTCAAAACTACAAATTGCATCACCCAAATAACAAGAACTTAAAAAATCCAATTATCGTAACAAACCTTTGCTTCTGCTCCAGTATTTTCTCTAAAGCTTTGATCTCCACCTTATCAAATTTTGAGAATAATTTGACCCACGTTTTAACCTTATCTCGGACCGAAACTTCAGATGGGAAAAGGGCTGTGCATAGAATGTATTCAACTGTATCTGATCTGCAACCCGAAAGACGTTATAATCTTTTTATAAACATTCACCCTCTAGATactaatacaaatacaaatacaaataataataaaaataaaactcaTAAAAAAATAGGAAAACTTGTTACATACCTAAAATCTTTGTCATAAAAACATCTTAAAATACGGCCAGGAATCCAATCATAATCATCCCTTGCTAAATCCGAACAGCAAATACGGTATATATCAGATAACCTCTCCATGGTATACTTTTTCACAATAAGCTGTATTATAATGTTAACAGTTAGTACTAAAGTAGAAGTTTGAAAATAAACATACACATTTtagaattaaaaataataataataaaaaaagaaatagAAGACTGTATACAGATTTGTCACGGAGTCGATCGGCAACAAGCTTTACGGTGTCAACCGAAATAGAAGCTAACTCGCGACACGCTATGTCTGAAACTACCGCAACCACTTTTTGGCGTACACTTTCATCGTAATCCAATAGGCGATCGCATAGAACAGCTAATACAAGAAAAAGAATATTAAGTAACACTTTTAAGTGAAGAATGAAACGTAGCGTAGTGTAAGAGATATCGAGGATTACCGATTAACTGACGAGCTTCTGGTCTGAAGGGATTAGAAAACATGCAAAGCTTGACATGTTCAAGGACTGACATTCGAATGTCAACGACTCTATCGGTCAACCTTTTCAAAAACTCCAAAAAGATCGGGTAAAATGTCTCGGGAATGTTACATCCAGGGATAGAGAAAAGTTCTCCCACGAGTTTGACTGCTTTTGACCGAACCTCGATTTTATCATTCTGTAAATTTCATCGCAACTCACTATAACTTACAAATAATGCCAGTTTAAAAGTTTGACTTAACACCAAGTGACCTTAATATTAGATTTTGTAAAGCTTCTTACAGGGTATTGGATTTGCATTTTATAAGCAAGTATGAAATGATGACCTAAAATTACAACAATCAGATATTATGCTTCCTGATTATTTATTTATAATCCATATAACCAACCCCACAAAACTGATTACCAAAGGGTAAAATTAACTACTTATTATATACTCGCATGACACAAAAAATCTATACTTttttcatgcgaataatatttttcGTCATTTTTATTTATTGAATTCCTCAAATAAACAACGAATCATTACAGCTTCAAAAGGCAGAAGCACATTTTCTTATACAGCCTACTTCGTATTTGTATTACAACTGATTGTAATTATTTAACATCACAAATTAACTTCCAAAATGCAAATCCAAAACCCCCTTAGTTACTAAAGGCAAATGTGAATTGAGGAGGATAATAGCTTATGTGATTACCAAAAGCTCTCCAGATAGGTATGGCACAACCCCTGTTAAGGCCTGAGGGGCACAACGGTAAATATCAAAGATGACTTCATGATAATCAAGTTGAGAACTTGAAGTACTCGCTTCTCCCGACATTGATTTCACGATAAACTGCTTAATTCCGGGTTCGAGTTTTCCAGCACATTGCCTTATTACATTCATCGCAAGCTTCCTTGCAGCCGTTGTTATCGCCTATCGCATCAAATTCCCAAATTTAGTTCTCAACTTAAATAGATTTAAACCAAGGACAATCAAAAAATACAATATACTCCAGATTTtcgctaaataaataaaaaataaaaatcaaataGAAAAGCTTACTTTTTTATCTCGGCCTAAAACGGAGAGAATAATGAGTAAAAGGTCCTCATTAATATCTTCACTCTCTTCTAAAAGAACCACCATGATAGTCTTCATTGATGAGATAACACTTTCAGAATGCTCATCACTGCACGTATATAGTAAACAAATTTATGAATATATGGAATTTATACAAATACTCGAACATTATTAAATTATCACAAGTGAACATTAAGTGACAAACGCGAACCTAGCAACAGCGAAAAATGTTCTGAACATTTCATTGATTAAATCATCACAATCAAGGTCCAACATCACAACACACAATCTATATTTGGCTACAGTTTCCAAGATAGTAATTCTCCTCCCGAAAGATGGGCCTTTGGTATCAGTTAGCCCACTAAATGTGTTTACAATTAACATGAATATGTCCTGAATCATGCAAAACAGTGATTAGATTATAACTATGCAACTAAAATTCAAAACAGCAACTAAAATtcgaaatggtaaaaaaaaaaaatacctttaAAATCTCATCATCATATGGCGCTTCGGGAGCAGTTACTCTGGTTATCTCACACGTACAGGTGGCAACCAAAAGCTTAACTTCTTTATCGTGATGTTTAAGCAATTCTTGCTTCACAATTGCATTTATTAAAGGCTGCATAGATTCCAATACCGCCTTTGGTGGTGATTGTTCGATTTCTGATAGACATGTTGCAGCTTGCTGCAGTAAATTAGACCATATGCATCATTTAAAATTTATTACTATTATCGTTATATCTCTCAAGATTTAAATTATCACCAAATAAACATTTTATAAGAAACTTCACATCTAAACTAAATCTAAAACCTCGAACCTCAAATTCACAGACCAGAAAAGCATATGCATCATTAATATTATATGATGTTTATGAATTCCATTTGTGTTCTTCAGTGATCTTAGAATGCTAAGGAAGATTAGGGTTTCAAGTAGCAAATAAACACTCGGGTAATTTTCAcctataggggaaggattgtctacatctcacctcccccatacaccactcaggtggtattgggttttgttgttgttgttgttgttgttgttgtagtaatTTTCACCTTTACTAAACCTAATTTTCAGGTATTGTACATCGCCACTCACGTACCAGAAAATCTTAACTGAATTGATCATACTTGTTTTCGATACAGGCGCATGGAACCATCGATGTTGCAGGTTTTCAATTTGAACATTTTTATGAATCTTATTAATTAATCATATTTGGAGATAAGAATGATAAAAAGATGTAATCTTTCTACAAACCCACTACTTATTATCCTCATCCCTTCAATCCCAACCCTAATTCCCACTAAAATTTCACAACAACTTCAAATAAATCATGAATATTCCCTAAATTAACTAAAAATCACAACAATGGATAATAAAGTGTTCTTAATTGTATAGAAATATCAAAACATTTACAACAAAAACAGTCCAATTATAGAACCAAATGGGTAATAAAGTTGAATATCTTCCCCACTCCTTAAAACCAAACCCTAGTTTCATCAAATAAATTACTATAAATTCTCaacacacataataataattatcaccAAAACACACTATTTATTCCTCAACAAACCAGC comes from Rutidosis leptorrhynchoides isolate AG116_Rl617_1_P2 chromosome 4, CSIRO_AGI_Rlap_v1, whole genome shotgun sequence and encodes:
- the LOC139843553 gene encoding sister chromatid cohesion protein PDS5 homolog A isoform X1, with amino-acid sequence MAEKLQKLLEEIGSKLENPPANKDTLIKLLKQAATCLSEIEQSPPKAVLESMQPLINAIVKQELLKHHDKEVKLLVATCTCEITRVTAPEAPYDDEILKDIFMLIVNTFSGLTDTKGPSFGRRITILETVAKYRLCVVMLDLDCDDLINEMFRTFFAVASDEHSESVISSMKTIMVVLLEESEDINEDLLLIILSVLGRDKKAITTAARKLAMNVIRQCAGKLEPGIKQFIVKSMSGEASTSSSQLDYHEVIFDIYRCAPQALTGVVPYLSGELLNDKIEVRSKAVKLVGELFSIPGCNIPETFYPIFLEFLKRLTDRVVDIRMSVLEHVKLCMFSNPFRPEARQLIAVLCDRLLDYDESVRQKVVAVVSDIACRELASISVDTVKLVADRLRDKSLIVKKYTMERLSDIYRICCSDLARDDYDWIPGRILRCFYDKDFRSDTVEYILCTALFPSEVSVRDKVKTWVKLFSKFDKVEIKALEKILEQKQRLQLELQKYISLRKLNKESNASEIQKKITVSFRFMSHCFTDPAKAEADFLLLHQLKDANVWKILAKLLDPATTSSQSCKYRDELLEIVGQKHPLYGLLSILSMKCSYTLFNKDDVKELLLDAKSSGNKLLTQSRLNILVMLASFCPLLFSGTEKDLVRLLDDDNEVIKEGALRVLAKPGGTIRQQLGESSSTLDLILEKICLEGSRREAKYAVHALAAITKDDGLKSLSVLYKKLVEMLEKKTHLPCVLQSLGCIAQIAMPVFETQETKIKRFIKEDILKCSEKTRDKTKESWHNRTELCSLKIYGIKNLVKSYLPMKDPHHRAGIDELIKDLKNILSFGEISKDIESSSVDKAHLKLASAKAILRLSKHWDTNIPVDVFYLTLRTSEVGYPEVKKLFLNKIHQYIKDRSLDPKYACAFILGFDPRRSVQVEKSEENRNLNDIIQMCQQGKARQVSAQSDGNSSVVLPDYILPFLIHALAHHPAFPDIDECKDVKAYEPTFRKLYLFFSTLALGDEEGKPGKGLKKEEVVSVLSILQSIRSSEDAVDSNVSKKLYAICDLCFLVTKRLAQKQDDLQEPLVHVSIPRLLYKPCDKKDNKTVEKEEDKKEDETKDDKKDEKEEENKEEQRKDEKEENEKADNKNVFIGQTWLGDANAIAHFESLDIEANDTVSSKDIVEDMLKDGDETDGVEVPLGKILERLKANKVAKERKVELKNRLKEPAAENNINDNNNNVDILEMVNEINLDNLGVPNKFVAINGHEKTKTVDKPKRKRIPTEKMKLSVTKRQRSNGLSAFDNIKLSDENDLSLRPSDLEFKSHIRTEEHVTTDDSNLEKPKKYIDTDGNKKSGSSNKKSGSIRKRKRTVSGLTKGTSKEGESRTTDLIGRRIKVWWPMDKEYYEGLVKSYDHQKKKHVVLYNDGDVEVISLDKERWKLIGDPRKPTKRNKSSKSPRAKKGLSKIEVSDDSMKLKEFTKISTLKSKRAPTKSTKQRRRTLEYFEVEKKHDPDMTEPEPEPVSDAEYEHGHEYATFSKVDTLDTDEETSDREEGKDAENRLSDPESSMEIEPDSRHQEAQNGSGSDQEVDEDKQSRSSTSEKSGEDNQEEEFSDDMLLGEWKSKVRKADERK